In Euphorbia lathyris chromosome 9, ddEupLath1.1, whole genome shotgun sequence, the following are encoded in one genomic region:
- the LOC136205281 gene encoding protein CURLY FLAG LEAF 1, translated as MTAPNMAAITASLERSLQNCSLNHHQNQNRGFLRGERRSSSSSSSNDVVAETSETPLMEEFGENHNFPIISSSSSDHHDTTLELNSHLSLPYHWEQCLDLKTGEIYYINWRNGMKATEDPRLLTATTTTTTTTTEDEQEYNNNLDFYNSEEEEEDEESSYDSEESSSEYSSPPPPREENQNYGTTTTKKKKKEDQVLVVAGCKSCLMYFMVPKQVEDCPKCNGQLLHFDRSENGSP; from the exons ATGACAGCTCCAAACATGGCAGCAATTACAGCATCTCTAGAAAGATCACTTCAAAATTGCTCTTTAAATCatcatcaaaatcaaaataGGGGTTTTTTACGAGGAGAGAGAagatcttcttcatcttcaagctCAAACGATGTAGTTGCAGAAACCTCAGAAACTCCATTAATGGAGGAATTTGGGGAAAATCATAATTTCCCaattatttcttcttcttcttctgatcaTCATGATACAACTTTAGAACTCAACTCTCATCTTTCTCTTCCTTACCATTGGGAACAATGTCTTGATTTAAAG ACAGGAGAGATATACTACATAAACTGGAGGAACGGAATGAAAGCAACAGAAGATCCTCGACtactaacagcaacaacaacaactacaaCTACAACTACAGAAGACGAACAAGAATACAACAACAACCTCGATTTCTACAActccgaagaagaagaagaagacgaagaaagCTCATACGATTCGGAAGAATCATCATCGGAATACTCATCTCCGCCTCCGCCACGAGAAGAAAATCAAAATTACGGAACGACAacgacgaagaagaagaagaaagaagatcaAGTATTGGTTGTAGCAGGATGCAAGAGCTGTTTAATGTACTTCATGGTACCAAAACAAGTTGAAGATTGCCCCAAATGTAATGGGCAACTTCTCCATTTTGATAGATCTGAAAATGGTTCTccttag